In Mangrovivirga cuniculi, the following proteins share a genomic window:
- a CDS encoding nucleoside deaminase produces MISHDDNFWMKMAIDIAKEAKSPFGAVLVDSEGQQVAMPNTSKFDGPTAHAEMNVLRRMDELDYDYPEDLTLYSTVEPCPMCMGAIIWAGIGTLIYGASINDAAKHGDQIMLSCNELVQRSDTDIVIKSGLLSDQCQALFHQKL; encoded by the coding sequence ATGATCTCACACGATGATAATTTCTGGATGAAAATGGCAATCGACATTGCCAAAGAAGCCAAATCTCCTTTTGGGGCTGTGTTAGTTGATTCGGAAGGACAGCAAGTGGCTATGCCAAATACTTCGAAATTTGACGGTCCAACAGCACATGCCGAGATGAATGTTTTAAGGAGAATGGATGAACTCGACTATGATTACCCGGAAGACCTGACCTTATACAGTACAGTTGAGCCCTGCCCGATGTGTATGGGGGCAATTATCTGGGCCGGAATCGGAACATTAATCTATGGAGCATCAATAAACGATGCAGCAAAACACGGAGATCAGATCATGCTTAGCTGTAATGAATTAGTACAAAGATCTGATACCGATATAGTCATTAAATCAGGACTCCTCTCAGATCAATGTCAGGCCTTATTTCACCAGAAATTATAG
- a CDS encoding DUF6503 family protein — translation MKNILFATILLFGIFSCTDKDNNNDAEEGLIKEKLVDNKIETLRDSIEAVYNEDILNNAGHLTFDLKLNFGGNERFNGKISQTPSCDVVEIVYKDGKKAVFKDDNFYMSVDSMNAKSSRFDVLTWSYFYMLPYKLNDPGVIFEPIGIKEMEGKEYRVAKMTFKPGTGDAPDDWYYLYIDPETLLIHAAAYIVTYGSGDQEKAEEDPHVIIYNDFDNSAKLPYAKNWEFRSWKDFKFGDKLGQAQISNVNILETPLNPNIENMSQINK, via the coding sequence ATGAAAAACATATTATTTGCAACAATTCTCTTATTCGGGATATTCAGTTGTACAGATAAAGATAACAATAACGATGCCGAAGAAGGGCTGATCAAGGAAAAACTTGTCGATAACAAAATCGAAACTTTAAGAGACAGCATAGAAGCTGTTTATAATGAAGATATTTTAAATAATGCCGGACACCTGACTTTTGATCTAAAATTGAACTTTGGTGGAAATGAACGATTTAACGGAAAAATCAGTCAGACACCTTCCTGTGATGTGGTTGAGATAGTATATAAAGATGGTAAAAAGGCAGTATTTAAAGATGACAACTTTTATATGTCCGTAGACAGTATGAATGCAAAATCATCTCGTTTTGATGTATTAACATGGTCTTATTTTTACATGCTTCCTTATAAATTGAACGACCCGGGAGTAATCTTTGAACCGATCGGTATAAAGGAAATGGAAGGTAAAGAATACAGGGTTGCTAAAATGACGTTTAAACCCGGTACCGGTGATGCCCCTGACGACTGGTACTATTTATATATTGACCCGGAAACTTTGCTAATCCATGCTGCTGCCTACATTGTTACCTATGGATCCGGTGATCAGGAAAAAGCAGAAGAAGATCCGCATGTCATCATTTATAATGATTTTGATAATTCGGCCAAACTACCCTATGCTAAAAATTGGGAATTCCGCTCATGGAAAGATTTTAAGTTTGGCGATAAACTTGGACAGGCTCAGATATCAAACGTAAATATTTTGGAAACACCACTAAATCCAAATATCGAAAACATGTCTCAGATCAATAAATAA
- a CDS encoding DUF427 domain-containing protein has product MKKPNPEKTGKGQESVWDYPRPPLLERTSKLIEVWFNNECIARSNKCYRVLETSHPPQFYIPPSDVNKKFLLDSDLETHCEWKGKGRYYDLKAGGKWSENAAWYYDDPTKEFEEIKNYLAFYAGRVDQCLVDKEVVVPQPGGFYGGWITDDVVGPFKGVDGSWGW; this is encoded by the coding sequence ATGAAGAAACCAAATCCGGAAAAAACGGGAAAGGGGCAGGAGTCAGTATGGGATTACCCAAGGCCTCCGTTGCTTGAAAGAACGAGTAAATTGATCGAAGTCTGGTTTAATAATGAATGTATTGCCCGAAGCAATAAATGTTACAGGGTGTTGGAAACCAGTCATCCGCCCCAATTCTACATTCCACCTTCTGATGTGAATAAAAAGTTTCTTTTAGATTCAGATCTGGAAACTCATTGCGAATGGAAAGGTAAAGGAAGATATTATGACTTGAAAGCAGGAGGGAAGTGGTCGGAAAATGCTGCCTGGTATTATGATGATCCGACAAAAGAATTTGAAGAGATTAAAAATTATCTTGCTTTTTACGCAGGCAGAGTGGATCAATGCCTTGTGGATAAAGAGGTTGTAGTTCCTCAACCCGGAGGTTTTTACGGTGGCTGGATTACCGATGATGTTGTTGGACCTTTTAAAGGAGTAGATGGGAGTTGGGGATGGTGA
- a CDS encoding alcohol dehydrogenase catalytic domain-containing protein, translating into MKAVQIEEAGGDFKVVDRDVPEPSENEVQIKIEACGICHSDMFVKEGAFPGIEFPRIPGHEVVGKVTKTGKNVERFKEGQRVGVGWHGGHCFECEPCRRGDFISCENAKISGISYDGGYAEYMVAPQEAVASIPDEIDSVEAAPLLCAGITTFNSLRNSPANPGDVVAVQGIGGLGHLGIQFAAKMGYRVVAISTSESKKELAEKLGAKHFIDTSKQDPVEELQKLGGAKVILCTAPIPMRLVAW; encoded by the coding sequence ATGAAAGCAGTTCAGATAGAAGAAGCCGGAGGTGACTTTAAAGTGGTTGACCGGGATGTACCCGAACCATCAGAAAATGAAGTACAGATAAAAATTGAAGCTTGTGGTATTTGCCACAGTGATATGTTCGTCAAAGAAGGTGCCTTTCCGGGTATCGAGTTTCCCAGAATACCCGGCCATGAAGTGGTTGGAAAAGTAACCAAGACGGGAAAAAACGTTGAACGTTTTAAAGAAGGCCAGAGAGTAGGTGTTGGTTGGCATGGTGGACATTGTTTTGAATGCGAACCATGCCGTAGAGGTGATTTTATCAGTTGCGAAAACGCTAAAATCTCAGGCATATCTTATGACGGAGGATATGCAGAGTACATGGTTGCTCCCCAGGAAGCAGTAGCGTCGATTCCCGATGAGATCGACTCTGTGGAAGCTGCACCTTTATTATGTGCAGGGATTACCACCTTTAATTCACTCCGCAACAGCCCGGCAAACCCCGGAGACGTGGTGGCCGTTCAGGGTATTGGCGGACTCGGCCATTTAGGCATTCAATTCGCAGCTAAAATGGGATATAGAGTAGTAGCAATTTCCACCAGTGAATCCAAAAAAGAACTGGCTGAAAAGCTGGGCGCGAAACATTTTATTGATACCAGTAAACAGGATCCAGTTGAAGAATTACAAAAATTAGGCGGAGCAAAAGTAATCTTATGTACAGCCCCAATACCGATGCGATTAGTAGCGTGGTAG
- a CDS encoding B3/B4 domain-containing protein: protein MRRIFISDEIKTKLPEIRLGLLEAEIRVVNSISELDDRLEQEIDILFNKYEVEDIKNRPIIEATRNAYKNLGKDPNRYRPSAEALSRRIVQGKGLYQVNNAVDIVNWLSFVSGFSIGAYDLNQVTGDIYLDIAPEGVPYQAIGRGDLNVSSLPALKDDLGYFGTPTSDSDRTCIKPTTSKMIMVFYDFNGKADLELWLKQSAEWFEQFAGAENINTDILK, encoded by the coding sequence ATGAGAAGAATTTTTATAAGTGATGAGATTAAAACTAAACTACCGGAAATCAGGCTAGGCTTATTAGAAGCTGAAATCAGGGTAGTAAACAGCATTTCCGAGCTGGACGATCGTCTGGAGCAGGAAATTGATATTCTTTTTAATAAATATGAAGTTGAGGATATAAAAAACAGGCCGATTATCGAGGCGACGAGAAATGCCTATAAAAACCTTGGAAAAGACCCGAACAGGTACAGACCAAGTGCTGAGGCATTATCCAGAAGAATCGTGCAGGGAAAAGGTTTATACCAGGTAAACAATGCGGTTGATATTGTGAATTGGCTTTCTTTTGTTTCGGGATTTTCAATTGGTGCCTATGATTTAAATCAGGTTACCGGTGATATTTATCTTGATATAGCTCCTGAGGGTGTGCCTTACCAGGCTATCGGCAGAGGAGATCTTAATGTAAGTAGCCTTCCGGCTTTAAAAGATGATCTGGGTTATTTTGGTACCCCGACTTCTGATTCAGACAGGACTTGTATTAAGCCTACAACCTCTAAAATGATAATGGTTTTTTATGATTTTAACGGAAAGGCCGATTTGGAACTCTGGCTTAAGCAATCTGCCGAATGGTTTGAACAGTTTGCCGGAGCAGAAAATATAAATACAGATATACTTAAATAA
- a CDS encoding S8 family peptidase, translating into MFYVGLESTKPEVETPVIDLNLRPNLVNTLHQKYPDLTGKGLTLAIHEEKFDINDIDFSNRVIEYEGASNQISRHATEMTTIAAGEGNSFITGRGVAKGTALVSSDFSDIIPDPASFYVDYNVSVQNHSFGTEIENFYGAFAAEYDKNVNNINTLIHVFSSGNNGFDSATEGIYEGISGIANLTGNYKQAKNVLTIGSADTVFNFPEFVSRGPAYDGRIKPELVTYSNVGSSNSTALLSGVCILIQQRFLQKFNELPSFSSVKSILMASAEDIGIPGPDYHSGYGNVNAYEAIKIVENENIHVDSLSDNEIRTFQLEIPANVNTIRVALSWIDVPANPGDYKALVNDLDIVIEGPDGALYYPGVPDPTPGSEILERNVSTGVDTLNNGELVSINNPEPGIYSVKVSGDLLVGDQQIYSVAWQMEDKDMFEWNAPMKDENMPYNGESASYFRWNSTLDDSQGQLIVKWNDGTETLIENDLDIKKGYYRWVPPDTLASVMAVVRINGIDYPSDNFVISSPLRPIVSVNCNDSLLIEWKPVPGSDNYEVLTFDPLLHKYRSTTITADTFAVIQSNDDNNIFRVFPRFNNYTGISGQAINTQSQISSCFLNSFFATRNNDLNGIDLTVFLGSVYSINKIRFFRIGAEDELINELGKEQLLSRILTINDLDPVEGINNYYARILFDNGQVIDSEIASEYYINEKPVMVFPNPATEGDEVKIFTRAFSEKHIFSLISTSGKILFERELFPERDFLRINSVPQGIYLYRVTGSEFNMTGKLIIY; encoded by the coding sequence GTGTTTTATGTCGGTCTTGAATCGACAAAGCCGGAAGTTGAAACTCCGGTTATTGACTTGAATTTGAGGCCAAACCTGGTTAATACACTTCATCAAAAATATCCTGATCTAACGGGCAAAGGTTTAACCCTGGCAATCCATGAAGAAAAATTTGATATCAATGATATTGATTTTAGTAACCGGGTAATAGAATATGAAGGGGCATCCAATCAAATTTCAAGGCATGCTACGGAAATGACAACTATTGCTGCCGGTGAAGGGAATAGCTTTATTACAGGTAGGGGCGTGGCTAAAGGAACTGCTCTTGTTTCATCAGATTTTTCAGACATTATTCCTGACCCGGCTTCTTTTTATGTTGATTATAATGTATCGGTCCAAAATCATTCCTTCGGAACAGAAATTGAAAATTTTTACGGAGCATTTGCAGCCGAATATGATAAAAACGTTAATAATATCAACACCTTGATTCATGTTTTTTCTTCCGGAAATAATGGTTTTGATTCGGCAACGGAGGGTATTTATGAAGGCATTTCTGGGATTGCTAATCTTACAGGAAATTACAAGCAGGCAAAAAATGTACTGACAATTGGATCGGCTGATACAGTATTTAATTTTCCTGAATTCGTATCCAGAGGACCGGCTTATGATGGGAGAATAAAGCCTGAACTTGTTACATATAGCAATGTCGGGTCTTCAAACTCTACTGCTTTATTGTCAGGTGTTTGTATTCTTATCCAGCAGAGGTTTTTGCAAAAATTCAATGAGCTTCCATCATTCTCTTCAGTTAAATCTATTTTAATGGCTTCGGCTGAAGATATTGGAATACCCGGGCCCGATTATCATTCGGGTTATGGAAATGTGAATGCCTATGAAGCGATTAAAATTGTGGAAAACGAAAATATTCATGTTGATTCGTTATCTGATAATGAAATAAGGACTTTTCAACTTGAAATTCCGGCTAATGTAAATACTATTCGAGTAGCGTTATCTTGGATTGATGTCCCTGCAAATCCAGGAGACTACAAAGCCCTGGTGAATGATCTTGATATTGTGATAGAAGGACCAGACGGAGCCTTATATTATCCCGGTGTTCCTGATCCGACCCCTGGATCCGAAATCTTGGAGAGGAATGTTTCTACTGGAGTTGACACTTTGAATAATGGGGAACTTGTCTCTATCAATAATCCGGAACCTGGTATTTATAGTGTTAAAGTCAGTGGTGATTTATTAGTTGGTGATCAGCAGATTTATTCTGTTGCATGGCAAATGGAAGATAAGGATATGTTTGAGTGGAATGCGCCAATGAAGGATGAAAACATGCCATACAATGGAGAGTCTGCTTCGTATTTCAGGTGGAATTCCACTCTCGATGATAGTCAGGGACAACTAATTGTTAAATGGAATGATGGTACGGAAACCCTTATTGAAAATGATCTGGATATTAAAAAAGGTTATTACAGATGGGTACCCCCTGATACGTTAGCTTCGGTTATGGCTGTTGTGAGAATCAATGGTATAGATTATCCTTCTGATAATTTCGTTATTTCTTCTCCTCTGCGACCAATAGTCTCAGTTAATTGTAATGACTCACTTCTTATTGAATGGAAACCAGTACCTGGTTCTGATAATTATGAGGTGCTGACATTCGATCCTTTACTGCATAAATACCGATCAACAACTATTACAGCGGATACTTTTGCAGTTATACAAAGTAATGATGATAATAATATATTTAGAGTTTTTCCAAGATTTAATAACTATACTGGCATTTCAGGGCAGGCAATTAATACTCAATCTCAAATTTCCTCATGTTTCCTGAATTCATTTTTTGCTACAAGAAATAATGATTTAAATGGTATTGATTTGACTGTGTTTCTTGGATCAGTTTATAGTATAAACAAGATCCGGTTTTTCAGAATTGGTGCAGAAGATGAATTAATCAATGAATTGGGAAAAGAACAACTATTATCCAGAATATTGACTATTAATGATTTGGACCCGGTTGAGGGGATTAACAATTATTATGCACGAATATTATTTGACAATGGTCAGGTGATCGATTCGGAAATTGCCTCAGAGTATTATATAAATGAGAAGCCGGTGATGGTTTTTCCGAATCCGGCAACTGAGGGGGATGAAGTGAAAATCTTTACCAGGGCTTTCTCAGAAAAGCATATTTTTTCTTTAATTTCTACTTCTGGTAAAATACTTTTTGAAAGGGAACTGTTTCCCGAACGAGACTTTCTTAGAATTAATTCGGTACCACAGGGAATTTATTTATACAGGGTCACAGGTTCAGAATTTAATATGACCGGTAAGCTTATCATTTATTGA
- a CDS encoding MDR/zinc-dependent alcohol dehydrogenase-like family protein: MYSPNTDAISSVVDGMAIDGQVLIVAAPGDSISVAPFSLIMGRKSVAGWPSGTALDSEDTLNFSALSEVRPMIETFPLEKAAEAYDRMINNKARFRVVLTMD; encoded by the coding sequence ATGTACAGCCCCAATACCGATGCGATTAGTAGCGTGGTAGATGGAATGGCTATTGACGGCCAGGTATTGATCGTTGCAGCTCCCGGAGATAGTATTTCGGTTGCTCCATTTTCTCTGATAATGGGAAGGAAATCAGTTGCAGGATGGCCAAGCGGTACTGCTCTCGATTCAGAAGATACTTTAAACTTCAGTGCTTTATCAGAAGTTAGGCCGATGATAGAAACGTTCCCGTTAGAAAAGGCGGCAGAAGCCTATGACAGAATGATTAATAATAAAGCAAGATTCAGAGTTGTATTAACGATGGATTAG
- a CDS encoding M57 family metalloprotease, whose product MKQLRITLLCAAMFAFAQVFFVSCTNEENLSPNDKLEISDEVKAQFKELGFDVSDIRMTDDVDLLDPSKEAGNYLLEGDIVITPENLEAMLQSDIHYEGPNFEQYRTNNLVSSPRTINVIGYTGNNSNGLDGTMRTALQWAINNYNRLNTGLTFNLTFGTNYSPYDMVVYRTSGGGGGSAGFPSGGRPYKWIQIQSGTSNYGTNVVEHVMTHEIGHAVGLRHTDYFDRSYSCGSGGNEGDGGVGAVYVPGTPQGIDPNSIMLACFSSGEDGEFGQYDVVALEYLY is encoded by the coding sequence ATGAAACAATTGAGAATCACTCTTTTATGTGCAGCAATGTTTGCTTTTGCACAAGTATTCTTCGTGTCATGTACAAACGAGGAAAATCTTTCACCAAACGACAAATTGGAAATTTCTGATGAAGTTAAAGCTCAATTTAAAGAGTTGGGTTTTGATGTCAGCGACATCAGAATGACTGATGATGTTGACCTTCTTGATCCTTCAAAGGAAGCAGGAAATTACCTGCTTGAAGGAGATATCGTTATTACTCCGGAAAACCTGGAAGCGATGCTTCAAAGTGACATTCATTATGAAGGTCCAAACTTTGAGCAGTACAGAACAAACAACCTTGTATCGTCTCCAAGAACCATCAATGTTATCGGTTATACCGGAAATAATTCCAACGGTTTGGATGGAACGATGAGAACTGCTCTACAGTGGGCGATCAACAATTACAACAGATTAAACACAGGTCTTACTTTCAACCTGACGTTTGGTACTAACTACAGTCCGTACGACATGGTAGTTTACCGAACTAGCGGTGGTGGCGGAGGTTCTGCCGGATTCCCTAGTGGTGGAAGACCTTACAAATGGATTCAAATCCAGTCTGGTACTTCAAACTACGGTACAAACGTTGTTGAGCATGTAATGACTCACGAGATCGGCCATGCAGTAGGATTACGTCATACTGATTACTTTGACAGATCTTACTCTTGTGGTTCTGGTGGAAACGAAGGTGACGGTGGTGTAGGTGCAGTTTATGTACCTGGTACTCCACAGGGAATTGATCCTAATTCAATAATGCTTGCTTGCTTTAGCTCAGGTGAGGATGGAGAATTTGGTCAGTACGACGTTGTTGCACTAGAGTATCTGTATTAA